One window of Mauremys reevesii isolate NIE-2019 linkage group 4, ASM1616193v1, whole genome shotgun sequence genomic DNA carries:
- the LOC120403085 gene encoding tumor necrosis factor receptor superfamily member 6-like, which yields MGAGRFFLLLLLLGVESSAISESRAEPSSHSCGDGEYLHQGYCCKYCPAGTYVSKHCKVPHTEGICYPCTNGEDYTAYANGLDECIRCKLCKEDQETVSTCTSTSNTECQCKPGYFCPTPGCEMCYRCKSKCPEGKEIVQKCNATVDLECGHPLIGTATTAGWIAGVIVVFIAFVAGCLLFKKRISYNKTNKENKDAEKDVESEDSTEIFFAPEMENANTSAPILEIQNSVQSPLVLAVNSPDSALRNELPEDTSVVFSERSGLLINGENNSWEESYHRAAGYSAPVKPPDKPNFVFYPGQSNGGMSVSQMVRDSEARPHIIVKELSQEALIESFYYFIKEVPPRDWNTFMRTHLTDNEIAKTTFEHPKNIEEQYYQMLIIWRNKFGNEASVIKLLDSLWNIGLRRSHENIVNHLISKDIITILEAKN from the exons ATGGGAGCCGGGcgcttcttcctcctcctgctgctgctgggg GTTGAATCATCAGCAATATCTGAGAGTAGAGCAGAGccaagcagccacagctgtggtgaTGGAGAATATCTGCATCAAGGCTACTGCTGTAAATACTGTCCTGCTG GCACTTATGTTAGTAAACACTGCAAGGTTCCACATACTGAAGGAATTTGTTACCCTTGCACAAATGGAGAGGATTATACTGCTTATGCAAATGGCCTAGACGAATGCATACGATGTAAACTGTGCAAAGAAG ATCAAGAAACTGTGAGCACCTGCACTTCGACGAGCAATACTGAATGTCAGTGCAAGCCAGGCTATTTCTGTCCTACTCCAGGCTGTGAGATGTGTTACAGATGCAAGTCAAA GTGCCCAGAAGGGAAAGAAATTGTACAAAAATGCAATGCTACAGTTGACCTGGAGTGTGGCCATCCTCTCATAG GGACTGCAACTACTGCAGGTTGGATTGCTGGGGTCATCGTTGTGTTCATTGCTTTTGTGGCTGGGTGCCTTTTATTTAAGAAAAGGATAtcatataataaaacaaataaag AAAATAAAGATGCAGAAAAAGATGTG GAGTCTGAGGATAGCACTGAAATTTTCTTTGCACCTGAAATGGAGAATGCTAACACTAGTGCACCCATTTTAGAGATCCAAAACTCTGTTCAGAGTCCACTAGTTTTAGCAGTTAATAGTCCTGATTCTGCACTAAGAAATGAATTGCCTGAGGATACCAGTGTTGTATTTTCTGAGAGAAGTGGCCTACTAATAAATGGTGAAAACAACTCATGGGAAGAGTCTTACCACAGGGCTGCAGGATATTCAGCACCAGTAAAGCCTCCAGACAAGCCCAATTTTGTCTTTTACCCTGGACAGTCAAATGGTGGGATGTCCGTATCTCAGATG GTCAGGGATTCTGAAGCCAGGCCTCATATAATAGTGAAAGAGCTTTCTCAAGAAG cattaATTGaaagtttttattattttataaaagAAGTGCCACCACGCGACTGGAACACGTTTATGAGAACTCATCTAACAGATAATGAAATTGCTAAAACAACGTTTGAACATCCAAAAAATATTGAAGAGCAATATTATCAGATGCTAATCATTTGGAGAAACAAATTTGGAAATGAGGCTTCCGTTATTAAATTATTAGATAGCCTATGGAATATAGGCCTGAGAAGGTCTCATGAAAACATAGTAAACCATTTAATAAGTAAGGATATTATAACTATACTAGAGGCCAAAAACTAA